The proteins below are encoded in one region of Qingshengfaniella alkalisoli:
- the rhaI gene encoding L-rhamnose catabolism isomerase translates to MIDKDKIAASNAETEANLRADYDALGEHLSRRGIDIGKIKDKVAGYGVAVPSWGVGTGGTRFARFPGAGEPRNVFDKLDDCGVIHQLTGATPSVSLHIPWDNADPADLLAKAEETGLTFDAMNSNTFQDHADHPLSYKFGSLSHTDAAVRQQAVDHNVEVIELGRKIGSKAITVWIGDGSNFPGQTNFTRQFERYLEAAKSIYAALPDDWRLFTEHKMYEPAFYSTVVQDWGTNYMIAQELGDKAYCLVDLGHHAPNVNIEMIVARLIQFGKLGGFHFNDSKYGDDDLDTGSIDPYRLFLVFNELVAAEGVKGFDPAHMLDQSHNVTDPIESLMVSAMEVQRAYAQALLVDRATLEGFQQDNDALMATTTLKRAFRTDVEPILAMARLEKGAAVDPVSAYRASAYRAKVAGERPEVTSGGGGIV, encoded by the coding sequence ATGATCGACAAGGACAAGATTGCCGCAAGCAACGCGGAAACCGAGGCCAACCTGCGCGCAGATTACGACGCGCTTGGCGAACATCTGTCGCGGCGCGGCATCGATATCGGCAAGATCAAGGATAAGGTCGCGGGCTATGGTGTTGCGGTGCCAAGTTGGGGTGTTGGTACGGGGGGCACGCGGTTCGCGCGTTTCCCCGGTGCGGGTGAGCCGCGCAACGTGTTCGACAAGCTCGACGATTGCGGGGTGATCCATCAGTTGACGGGCGCGACGCCGTCGGTGTCGCTGCATATCCCGTGGGACAATGCCGATCCTGCCGATCTTCTGGCGAAGGCCGAGGAAACGGGCCTGACGTTTGACGCGATGAATTCGAACACGTTCCAGGACCACGCGGATCATCCGCTGTCCTACAAGTTCGGATCGCTCAGCCACACGGATGCTGCGGTGCGCCAGCAAGCCGTGGATCACAATGTCGAGGTGATCGAACTGGGCCGCAAGATCGGGTCCAAGGCGATTACAGTGTGGATCGGGGACGGGTCGAACTTCCCGGGCCAGACCAACTTCACGCGGCAGTTCGAGCGGTATCTGGAGGCGGCGAAGTCGATCTACGCGGCGCTGCCCGATGACTGGCGGCTGTTCACCGAACACAAGATGTATGAGCCCGCCTTCTATTCCACGGTCGTGCAGGATTGGGGCACCAACTACATGATCGCGCAGGAATTGGGAGACAAGGCTTATTGTCTTGTCGACCTGGGTCATCACGCGCCGAATGTGAATATCGAAATGATCGTCGCGCGGCTGATCCAGTTCGGCAAGCTGGGCGGGTTCCATTTCAACGACAGCAAGTATGGCGACGACGATCTGGATACGGGTTCGATCGACCCCTATCGGCTGTTCCTGGTCTTCAACGAACTTGTCGCTGCCGAGGGTGTGAAAGGTTTCGATCCTGCGCATATGCTGGATCAAAGCCATAATGTGACCGACCCGATCGAAAGCCTGATGGTGTCCGCGATGGAGGTGCAGCGCGCCTATGCGCAGGCGCTTCTGGTGGATCGCGCGACGCTGGAGGGGTTCCAGCAAGACAACGATGCGCTGATGGCGACGACAACCCTGAAGCGTGCCTTCCGCACGGATGTGGAGCCAATCCTCGCGATGGCGCGTCTTGAAAAGGGTGCTGCTGTTGATCCGGTATCGGCTTACCGCGCGTCGGCATATCGTGCGAAGGTGGCTGGCGAACGTCCCGAGGTCACGTCGGGCGGCGGTGGGATCGTCTGA
- a CDS encoding bifunctional rhamnulose-1-phosphate aldolase/short-chain dehydrogenase, whose product MSNTSPAARLENLWNDATAQGMSESEKLLYRSNLLGSDKRVTNYGGGNTSAKVMETDPLTGEQVEVLWVKGSGGDIGTMKMDGFATLYMDKLNALKGLYRGVEFEDEMVGYLPHCTFNLNSRAASIDTPLHAYVPRKHVDHVHPDAAIAIAASVNSKELTQEIFGDEIGWLPWKRPGYELGLWLEKFCQDNPDANGVILESHGLFTWADDARECYETTLRIINRADEWLREKSEGVAVFGGEKFAPLPADERRKVAAALMPAIRGMISGERHKVGHFDDQDAVLQFVGSNDMEALAALGTSCPDHFLRTKIRPLVVDYDPSNPDLEATLNSLKASVEAYRADYAAYYERCKHDNSPAIRDPNAVVYLVPGVGMITFALDKATARISGEFYVNAINVMRGASAVSEYQGLPEQEAFDIEYWLLEEAKLQRMPKPKALAGRVAIVTGGAGGIGSATAERYLSEGACVVLADIDADALARTQDNLAGRYSKDVVRTVQMDVTSEDGVAQAYADMAVEFGGVDIVVSNAGIASSAPIEDTTLDLWNKNMSILSTGYFLVARAAFQMLKTQGIGGSMVFVASKNGLAASPNASAYCTAKASEIHLARCLALEGAPDGIRVNVVNPDAVLRGSKIWSGEWLEQRAGTYQTDKEGLEDMYRQRSLLKRSVLPEDIAEACYFFASDVSAKSTGNIINVDAGNVQSFTR is encoded by the coding sequence ATGTCGAATACTTCGCCAGCCGCGCGGCTTGAAAACCTGTGGAATGACGCGACCGCGCAGGGAATGTCGGAATCGGAAAAGCTTCTTTACCGGTCCAACCTTCTTGGGTCCGACAAGCGCGTGACCAACTACGGCGGCGGCAACACATCCGCAAAGGTGATGGAAACCGACCCTCTGACCGGGGAACAGGTCGAGGTGCTGTGGGTCAAGGGATCCGGCGGCGACATCGGTACGATGAAGATGGATGGCTTTGCCACGCTTTACATGGACAAGCTGAACGCGCTGAAAGGTCTGTATCGCGGGGTCGAGTTCGAAGACGAGATGGTCGGCTACCTGCCGCATTGTACCTTCAATCTGAACAGCCGCGCGGCTTCGATCGACACGCCGCTGCACGCCTATGTCCCGCGCAAGCACGTGGATCACGTCCATCCTGACGCGGCGATCGCGATTGCCGCATCGGTGAATTCCAAGGAACTGACGCAGGAGATATTCGGGGACGAGATCGGCTGGCTGCCCTGGAAGCGCCCCGGCTATGAGTTGGGCTTGTGGCTGGAAAAGTTCTGCCAGGATAACCCGGATGCGAACGGTGTGATCCTTGAATCGCACGGGCTGTTCACCTGGGCGGATGATGCCAGGGAATGCTATGAAACCACGTTGCGGATCATCAACCGCGCCGATGAATGGCTGCGTGAAAAATCCGAAGGCGTTGCGGTATTTGGTGGCGAGAAATTCGCGCCGTTGCCTGCTGACGAACGCCGTAAGGTTGCGGCGGCGCTGATGCCGGCCATTCGCGGCATGATTTCAGGCGAGCGTCACAAGGTGGGCCATTTCGACGATCAGGACGCGGTGCTGCAATTCGTCGGGTCCAACGACATGGAGGCGCTGGCGGCGCTTGGCACATCCTGTCCCGACCACTTCCTGCGCACGAAAATCCGCCCGCTGGTCGTGGATTATGATCCCAGCAACCCTGACCTTGAAGCGACACTGAACAGCCTGAAGGCGTCGGTCGAGGCCTATCGCGCGGATTATGCTGCGTATTACGAGCGCTGCAAGCATGACAACAGCCCTGCGATCCGCGACCCGAATGCGGTTGTCTATCTTGTACCGGGTGTGGGGATGATCACCTTCGCGCTCGACAAGGCGACGGCGCGTATTTCGGGTGAGTTCTATGTGAACGCCATCAACGTGATGCGCGGTGCGTCGGCGGTGAGCGAGTATCAAGGCCTGCCCGAGCAGGAAGCGTTCGACATCGAATACTGGTTGCTCGAAGAAGCCAAGTTGCAGCGGATGCCGAAACCCAAGGCGCTGGCTGGTCGCGTGGCAATCGTCACTGGCGGTGCGGGCGGTATCGGGTCGGCAACGGCGGAACGGTATCTGTCCGAAGGGGCTTGCGTGGTTCTGGCCGATATCGACGCAGATGCGCTGGCGCGGACGCAGGACAATCTGGCGGGGCGCTATTCCAAGGATGTTGTGCGCACGGTACAGATGGATGTGACCTCGGAAGACGGTGTCGCGCAGGCCTATGCCGATATGGCGGTGGAATTCGGCGGTGTGGATATCGTGGTGTCAAATGCGGGCATCGCGTCGTCCGCGCCGATCGAGGACACGACCCTGGACCTGTGGAACAAGAACATGAGCATCCTGTCCACCGGGTATTTCCTTGTGGCGCGTGCTGCGTTCCAGATGCTGAAGACGCAGGGCATAGGCGGTTCGATGGTGTTTGTTGCGTCCAAGAACGGGCTTGCGGCGTCACCGAACGCGTCCGCTTACTGCACCGCGAAAGCCAGTGAGATCCATCTGGCGCGCTGTCTTGCGCTGGAAGGTGCGCCCGATGGCATCCGCGTGAATGTAGTGAACCCCGACGCGGTTCTGCGTGGCTCGAAAATCTGGTCCGGTGAATGGCTGGAACAGCGTGCGGGCACGTATCAGACCGATAAGGAAGGGCTGGAGGATATGTATCGCCAGCGGTCGCTGCTAAAGCGGTCGGTGCTGCCCGAGGACATTGCCGAGGCGTGCTATTTCTTCGCAAGCGACGTCAGCGCGAAATCCACCGGCAACATTATCAATGTCGACGCGGGCAACGTTCAGTCGTTCACACGCTGA